The proteins below come from a single Arthrobacter crystallopoietes genomic window:
- a CDS encoding carbohydrate ABC transporter permease, with product MATATVPPPVKVSTPRAPARGGGRQKINRTLKYALLLVFVVVVLIPAYVLVITSFKGPADADPSTAWLLPTTWETAGWAKAWETLAPALGRTFALVIPASIISAMLGSMNGFVLSRWRFPYANVVFTLILFGMFIPYQAVMIPLTQLMQGLNIPNGIPSLLVLHIVYGLPICTLIFRNYYESVPSELIEAARMDGAGLLRTYASVILPVSAPGFVVVLIWQFTSAWNDYLFAAFFSSGSNGPVTIALSFLAGGQLTDYAASMAGALIASLPTLIVYIILGKYFVGGLMSGSVKG from the coding sequence ATGGCGACCGCCACCGTACCGCCCCCGGTCAAAGTCTCGACCCCCCGCGCGCCCGCCCGCGGCGGCGGCCGGCAGAAAATCAACCGCACGCTCAAGTACGCGTTGCTGCTGGTGTTCGTCGTCGTCGTCCTGATTCCGGCCTACGTGCTGGTCATTACCAGTTTCAAAGGACCCGCCGACGCGGATCCCTCAACGGCCTGGCTGCTGCCGACGACGTGGGAAACCGCCGGCTGGGCCAAGGCCTGGGAGACGCTGGCGCCTGCGCTTGGCCGCACCTTTGCCTTGGTCATTCCGGCGTCCATCATTTCTGCCATGCTGGGCTCGATGAACGGCTTTGTCCTCTCGCGCTGGCGGTTCCCCTATGCGAACGTGGTCTTCACGCTCATCCTGTTCGGCATGTTCATCCCGTACCAGGCGGTCATGATCCCGCTGACCCAGCTGATGCAGGGGCTCAACATCCCCAATGGGATCCCCTCCCTGCTGGTCCTGCACATCGTTTATGGCCTGCCCATCTGCACACTGATCTTCCGCAACTACTACGAGTCGGTTCCCAGCGAATTGATCGAAGCAGCCAGAATGGACGGAGCCGGCCTGCTGCGGACCTACGCCTCGGTCATCCTGCCGGTCTCCGCGCCGGGCTTCGTCGTTGTCTTGATCTGGCAGTTCACCTCTGCCTGGAACGACTATCTGTTCGCCGCCTTCTTCTCCTCAGGCAGCAACGGACCGGTCACCATTGCCCTGAGCTTCCTCGCCGGCGGCCAGCTGACGGATTATGCCGCGTCCATGGCCGGTGCGCTCATCGCATCGTTGCCCACCCTGATCGTCTACATCATCCTCGGCAAATACTTTGTGGGCGGCCTGATGAGCGGATCCGTCAAGGGGTAG
- a CDS encoding LPXTG cell wall anchor domain-containing protein has product MRRTMRTALCSVVFSGGLLVLGTAAASAAEPETPESAVAPDSTVSVAADLDVITDDVELDAVAAVDAQVLGLEADADLDAELLKAEAEADVVADVELGADAVGYAAPVEAEPVAEAVEAEATVVADADVAVGTAEQDDAIAEEPQATEADVDAVADVEAEADVVLADADAVADDNTVETNADVMAEATVVTEEGALTDATDDAETPAAQADAAPAADVVVEDVAAADVEAATDVNVALDEDNLVDVSADICLDADVALLGDGLSANGFPCRTTDTSSGTDGGVIVADADLLADATVMIGEVLGTDNFGNAIDADVAGAVLAEADPVATAGSGDRLGVVADICLDAALALGGSAADPNGCLAATASNGTGDAEDTDGAAGSDSGATDSGTRGDGAAGAAGGGGVAIGDDATGTENNDGDAVAGVQGPGNVGIPGDESATGNDAGTDAAESQTDTPAGIAGDRGVLAGGEGTPGTEGTLDSAFVAGANGGGATIGTQGEPAANGVEVSAAANRIAGSDATGTNSGTLAAGVVVGSSEAGTPGAVGRETLAQTGANTAHLLFGGMAMILLGGLLVMRRKEVAPMRS; this is encoded by the coding sequence GAGTCTGCGGTTGCTCCGGACAGCACAGTGTCAGTTGCAGCGGATCTGGATGTAATCACCGACGACGTCGAGCTCGATGCCGTAGCGGCTGTGGACGCACAGGTCCTCGGTCTTGAGGCAGACGCGGATCTCGACGCCGAACTGCTTAAAGCGGAGGCGGAGGCCGATGTTGTGGCCGATGTGGAACTCGGAGCCGACGCGGTTGGCTATGCCGCTCCTGTGGAAGCAGAGCCCGTGGCGGAAGCTGTCGAAGCTGAGGCGACTGTGGTTGCGGACGCTGACGTTGCCGTCGGGACAGCAGAACAAGATGATGCGATTGCCGAGGAGCCCCAGGCGACGGAAGCGGACGTGGATGCCGTTGCGGATGTAGAAGCCGAAGCCGATGTTGTACTCGCCGATGCTGACGCGGTGGCTGATGACAATACCGTCGAGACTAATGCGGACGTGATGGCAGAAGCCACGGTAGTTACCGAGGAAGGCGCCCTAACCGATGCGACCGATGATGCCGAAACCCCAGCAGCACAGGCCGATGCGGCCCCCGCTGCCGATGTGGTGGTCGAGGATGTTGCGGCTGCAGACGTTGAGGCCGCCACGGATGTGAATGTGGCGCTTGACGAAGACAACCTGGTCGACGTTTCCGCTGACATTTGCCTTGATGCTGATGTTGCTCTGTTGGGTGATGGGCTGTCGGCAAACGGATTTCCGTGCCGCACAACGGACACCAGCAGCGGTACCGACGGCGGCGTTATTGTCGCCGATGCAGACCTGCTTGCGGATGCAACGGTCATGATCGGCGAAGTGCTCGGTACCGATAATTTTGGCAACGCCATCGACGCTGATGTTGCCGGAGCTGTCCTTGCCGAGGCGGATCCGGTGGCAACTGCTGGCTCCGGCGACCGACTTGGTGTGGTGGCCGACATTTGCCTGGATGCCGCGCTGGCCCTCGGCGGTTCGGCGGCTGATCCCAATGGCTGCCTGGCCGCGACGGCGAGCAATGGCACCGGTGATGCCGAGGACACCGATGGAGCCGCCGGATCGGATTCTGGTGCAACAGATTCGGGTACACGCGGTGACGGTGCCGCGGGAGCAGCCGGCGGTGGTGGTGTCGCAATCGGTGACGACGCAACCGGAACTGAGAATAACGACGGCGATGCCGTAGCTGGAGTTCAGGGGCCGGGGAATGTCGGCATTCCTGGAGACGAGTCCGCTACCGGGAATGATGCCGGAACGGATGCAGCAGAATCGCAAACGGATACGCCTGCAGGGATCGCCGGAGACCGAGGGGTCCTCGCCGGCGGTGAAGGAACTCCCGGAACGGAAGGAACCCTGGATTCTGCCTTCGTTGCTGGTGCTAACGGCGGCGGGGCAACCATAGGGACGCAGGGCGAGCCGGCGGCCAACGGCGTGGAAGTGTCGGCCGCCGCTAACCGCATCGCAGGTAGCGACGCGACCGGAACCAACAGCGGAACGCTGGCGGCCGGCGTCGTTGTTGGTAGTTCAGAAGCCGGCACGCCAGGTGCCGTCGGAAGAGAAACCCTCGCCCAGACAGGAGCCAATACGGCACACCTGCTGTTCGGCGGGATGGCGATGATTCTGCTCGGTGGCCTGCTGGTCATGAGGCGGAAGGAAGTTGCTCCCATGAGGAGCTAG
- a CDS encoding Gfo/Idh/MocA family protein has translation MTTPPRIITPPCAAPGAPSPLAATGRPLRWGVVSTGKVAAKVSGDIALLEDSVLQAVSSRVEENALAFRDQFGFSAAYFDNDGGKGYEQLFADPDVDIVYVATPHGQHYEIVRSALEAGKNVLCEKSLTINAREALELAELARSNSLFLMEAVWTRFLPIVHRAWEILHSGELGEIAWLQADIGFPAPYDPATRLWNPHAGGGALLDLTVYPLTWALGTMGFPQTISAVGHINDDGVDTQNALTLTYSSGAQAQLTSSLLASSPRTVTVCGSNGWLRTNSPLHNPTELIIREHNGLPRIETFEPVGQNYVYELRDVTRCIQQGLLESPTMPLDDTLNTMRLFDGVRAQLGVSYVNDRAVPVAD, from the coding sequence ATGACAACGCCCCCGCGAATTATCACGCCTCCCTGCGCCGCCCCCGGGGCACCCTCCCCGCTAGCCGCGACCGGCCGGCCGTTGCGCTGGGGCGTGGTTTCCACGGGCAAAGTCGCTGCCAAGGTCAGCGGTGACATCGCGCTGCTCGAGGATTCCGTGCTGCAAGCGGTGAGCTCGCGGGTGGAGGAAAATGCCCTCGCCTTCCGGGACCAGTTCGGCTTTTCCGCGGCCTATTTTGATAACGATGGCGGCAAAGGCTATGAGCAGCTCTTCGCGGACCCGGACGTGGATATCGTGTACGTGGCCACCCCGCACGGCCAGCATTATGAAATCGTCCGAAGCGCGCTGGAAGCCGGCAAGAACGTGCTGTGCGAGAAATCCCTGACCATTAATGCGCGTGAGGCCCTTGAATTGGCCGAACTGGCCCGCAGCAACTCATTGTTTTTGATGGAGGCAGTGTGGACACGGTTCCTGCCGATCGTCCACCGCGCTTGGGAGATCCTCCACTCCGGGGAACTCGGCGAGATCGCGTGGCTGCAGGCCGACATAGGCTTTCCCGCCCCGTATGATCCGGCTACCCGGCTTTGGAATCCCCATGCCGGCGGAGGTGCCTTGCTGGATCTAACCGTCTATCCGCTCACCTGGGCCCTCGGCACGATGGGATTCCCGCAGACCATTTCCGCCGTCGGCCATATTAACGACGACGGCGTGGACACCCAGAACGCGCTGACCCTTACCTATAGCTCGGGAGCCCAGGCGCAACTGACTTCCTCGCTACTCGCGTCCTCGCCGCGCACCGTCACCGTCTGCGGCAGCAATGGCTGGCTGCGCACCAACAGCCCGCTGCATAACCCAACCGAACTGATCATCCGGGAGCACAACGGATTGCCGCGGATCGAGACCTTTGAGCCCGTAGGCCAGAACTATGTGTACGAGCTGCGCGATGTCACCCGCTGCATCCAGCAGGGCCTGCTGGAAAGTCCCACCATGCCGCTGGACGACACGTTGAACACCATGCGCCTGTTCGACGGCGTGCGCGCCCAACTCGGGGTCAGCTATGTCAACGATCGGGCCGTGCCGGTAGCGGATTGA
- a CDS encoding bile acid:sodium symporter family protein produces MTSPVEPPRTANASIDTTREDRAATIAVTLFPILILAGGVVAFLFPSAFTGWGALVTPALGIIMFGMGLTLTPPDFALIAKRPIPVVLGVIAQFVIMPLLGLLISMALGLPPALAAGVILVGCCPGGTASNVVSYLAKGDVALSVAMTSVSTLLAPLLTPVLTLWLANQYMPVDAASMAGSIVQIVLIPVVLGLVARFFLPGIVAKALPLLPWVSVLAITYVVIAVVSGSAAAIAAAGLLVFVAVVLHNGLGYALGYGAARLFKLPVSSRRTTAIEVGMQNSGLAAGLAAQHLTAESALPAAIFSVWHNVSGALIAAFWRRRDAAKS; encoded by the coding sequence ATGACCTCGCCAGTTGAGCCACCGCGGACAGCAAACGCCAGCATCGATACCACTAGGGAGGACCGGGCCGCGACAATCGCGGTCACGCTGTTCCCCATCCTGATTCTGGCGGGCGGTGTCGTAGCTTTCCTGTTCCCCTCGGCCTTTACCGGCTGGGGAGCACTGGTGACACCGGCGCTGGGCATCATTATGTTCGGAATGGGGCTAACCTTGACGCCGCCGGACTTCGCGCTGATCGCCAAGCGGCCTATTCCCGTGGTGCTCGGGGTCATCGCGCAGTTTGTCATCATGCCGCTGCTGGGCCTGCTGATCAGCATGGCGCTTGGCCTGCCGCCGGCGCTGGCGGCGGGCGTGATCCTGGTGGGCTGCTGCCCCGGCGGGACCGCCTCCAACGTGGTGTCCTATCTGGCCAAGGGCGATGTCGCCTTGTCGGTGGCGATGACTTCGGTGTCGACGTTGCTGGCCCCGCTGCTCACACCGGTCCTGACCTTGTGGCTGGCCAACCAGTACATGCCCGTTGACGCCGCCTCCATGGCCGGATCGATCGTGCAGATTGTGCTCATCCCCGTGGTGCTGGGCCTGGTGGCACGCTTCTTCCTGCCCGGGATCGTGGCCAAGGCGCTGCCACTGCTGCCCTGGGTCTCGGTCCTGGCTATTACCTATGTGGTAATCGCCGTCGTCTCCGGCAGCGCGGCGGCCATCGCGGCAGCAGGGCTGCTGGTGTTTGTCGCGGTGGTGCTGCACAACGGCCTCGGCTACGCGCTCGGTTACGGTGCCGCACGCCTGTTCAAGCTACCGGTCTCCTCGCGCCGCACCACGGCCATCGAGGTCGGCATGCAGAACTCGGGCCTCGCTGCGGGACTGGCCGCCCAACACCTGACGGCCGAATCCGCGCTGCCTGCCGCCATCTTCTCGGTATGGCACAACGTCTCCGGCGCTCTCATTGCAGCGTTCTGGCGCCGGCGGGATGCCGCCAAGTCCTAA
- a CDS encoding ROK family transcriptional regulator, whose product MPAEPATVTGTDQRPGSQSALRRRNSQRIIRALMTSGRLTQAELARQTGLSTATVSNIVKAMVEDGLILTSPTTSSGRRALSVTLNGRGAVAVGVDFGRRHVNVVLVSLDHRVLAEDGVELPLGHQAEEGIEAAAKLVRRLLADTAVDAGSLLGLGAGIPGPIDHRTGRVIHGAILPEWVGIDLLGRLRQAFGIPVFIDNDANLGALAQISWGPYQNVQNLVFLKLGSGIGAGLILNGAPFYGNIGVTGEIGHATVADHGLICRCGNRGCLETVASTSTMIDLLSRGRSEPVSTEDIVRIALDGDPAALRVIDDAGLAVGRALANVCNLVNPEVIVLGGSLTGLDAILLDPVRRGLLRHAVPAVGESTELAMSGLGNRAEALGAATLVLQQAELPSL is encoded by the coding sequence ATGCCAGCCGAACCAGCCACAGTGACGGGAACCGACCAGCGGCCCGGCTCCCAGAGTGCACTGCGCAGGCGCAACAGCCAGCGGATCATCCGGGCGCTTATGACCAGCGGCCGGCTGACCCAGGCCGAGCTGGCCCGGCAGACCGGTCTTTCCACGGCCACCGTGTCCAACATCGTCAAGGCCATGGTCGAGGACGGCCTGATCCTGACCTCACCGACCACCAGCTCCGGCCGCCGGGCGCTCTCCGTCACGCTGAACGGCCGTGGTGCGGTTGCGGTGGGCGTGGACTTCGGCCGGCGCCATGTCAATGTGGTGCTGGTCAGCCTCGACCACCGGGTTCTGGCCGAAGACGGCGTCGAACTGCCCCTCGGCCATCAGGCGGAGGAAGGCATCGAGGCCGCCGCAAAGCTGGTCCGGCGACTGCTGGCGGACACCGCCGTGGACGCCGGTTCGCTCCTCGGCCTGGGCGCCGGCATCCCGGGCCCGATCGACCACCGCACCGGCAGAGTCATCCACGGAGCGATCCTGCCCGAATGGGTGGGCATCGACCTGCTGGGCCGGCTCCGCCAGGCGTTCGGCATTCCGGTCTTCATCGACAACGACGCCAATCTGGGTGCGTTGGCACAGATCAGCTGGGGTCCCTACCAGAACGTGCAGAACCTCGTTTTCCTGAAACTGGGATCCGGCATCGGTGCCGGTCTGATCCTCAACGGCGCGCCGTTCTACGGCAACATCGGAGTGACGGGCGAAATCGGCCACGCCACCGTCGCCGACCACGGCCTCATCTGCCGCTGCGGAAACCGCGGCTGCCTTGAAACGGTGGCCTCGACCTCCACCATGATCGATCTGCTGAGCCGCGGCAGGTCCGAACCGGTCAGCACCGAAGACATTGTCCGGATCGCCCTCGACGGCGACCCGGCGGCACTGCGCGTTATCGACGACGCAGGGCTGGCCGTCGGCCGGGCGCTGGCGAACGTGTGCAATCTGGTTAACCCGGAAGTCATTGTCCTCGGCGGCTCCCTCACCGGGTTGGACGCCATCCTGCTCGACCCCGTCCGCCGGGGTCTGCTGCGCCACGCGGTGCCCGCCGTGGGCGAATCAACCGAGCTGGCCATGTCCGGTCTGGGCAACCGGGCAGAAGCCCTCGGCGCTGCGACGCTGGTCCTGCAGCAGGCGGAACTGCCCTCGTTGTAA
- a CDS encoding ABC transporter substrate-binding protein: MRRVSLLASVAAAGLLLSACGGGSSVEEANPTEATGSVGVFTWWADGSEKVGLDALVDIFNEQYPDLTFDNLAVAGGAGSQAKSVLAANLKSGNPPDSFQAHAGAELQDYINADQLEDLSSFYEEAQLNEAFPQDLLDRLTVDGKIYSVPSNIHRANVVWANVEVLKEAGLDPNSPPADLDAWFADMDKIKESGTTPLAVAGTWTQVQLFENILLATLGPEAYSGLWDGTTDWKSPEVTEAIENYKKALSYTNSDRDTLSDWGPATQLVEDGAAAYNVMGDWAEAKFAQDGLKPGTDYVYFPTPGTDGVFDFLADSFTLPKGAPNPAGSKAWLTTISSVEGQQAFNAAKGSIPARTDVPSDEFGEYQQSAIEDFSSDTIVSSLAHGAAVPVAWLNELSTAVSKFGGPQDVAALQESAASIAEKFAQ; the protein is encoded by the coding sequence ATGCGACGCGTATCTTTGCTCGCCAGCGTTGCGGCAGCAGGCTTGCTCCTGTCCGCATGCGGCGGAGGAAGCTCGGTCGAAGAAGCGAACCCGACGGAGGCTACCGGCTCGGTCGGGGTCTTTACCTGGTGGGCCGACGGCTCGGAGAAAGTAGGCCTGGATGCGCTCGTGGACATCTTCAACGAGCAATACCCGGATCTGACCTTCGACAACCTGGCCGTAGCCGGAGGAGCGGGCAGCCAGGCCAAGAGCGTCCTGGCGGCCAACCTCAAGTCCGGCAATCCGCCGGATTCCTTCCAGGCCCACGCCGGAGCCGAACTGCAGGACTACATCAACGCGGACCAGCTGGAGGATCTGAGCTCCTTCTACGAGGAAGCCCAGCTCAATGAGGCTTTCCCGCAGGACCTGCTGGACCGCCTGACCGTGGACGGCAAGATCTACTCGGTGCCCTCCAACATCCACCGCGCCAACGTGGTGTGGGCTAATGTGGAAGTCCTCAAGGAAGCAGGCCTGGATCCGAACAGTCCGCCCGCCGATCTCGACGCCTGGTTCGCGGACATGGACAAGATCAAGGAAAGCGGCACCACCCCGCTGGCTGTCGCCGGCACCTGGACGCAGGTGCAGCTGTTCGAGAACATCCTGCTGGCAACCCTCGGCCCCGAAGCCTACAGCGGCCTCTGGGACGGCACCACGGACTGGAAGAGCCCAGAGGTGACCGAGGCGATCGAGAACTACAAGAAGGCGCTCAGCTACACCAACTCGGACCGCGACACCCTCAGCGACTGGGGCCCTGCCACGCAGCTGGTCGAAGACGGAGCCGCCGCCTACAACGTGATGGGCGACTGGGCCGAAGCCAAGTTCGCGCAGGACGGGCTAAAGCCGGGCACGGACTACGTCTACTTCCCGACACCCGGAACGGACGGCGTCTTCGACTTCCTCGCCGATTCCTTCACCCTGCCGAAGGGCGCCCCGAATCCGGCCGGCTCCAAGGCATGGCTGACCACCATTTCAAGTGTCGAAGGCCAGCAGGCGTTCAACGCGGCAAAGGGATCCATCCCCGCCCGCACCGACGTGCCAAGCGATGAATTCGGCGAGTACCAGCAGAGCGCCATCGAGGACTTCTCCTCGGACACCATCGTCTCCTCGCTCGCCCACGGCGCTGCGGTGCCGGTGGCATGGCTGAACGAACTGAGCACCGCCGTGAGCAAGTTCGGCGGACCGCAGGACGTTGCCGCCCTGCAGGAATCTGCCGCTTCGATAGCGGAAAAGTTCGCGCAGTAG
- a CDS encoding carbohydrate ABC transporter permease: MFAKIRTWGPALALISPTIILLGIFVYGLIAQNVQISMTNQHTSLPRADFVGLDNYFRLFGDADFQHSLRNLLLLTVVFLAGTLIFGFLWAWILERPGFGEGFFRSVYLFPMAVSFIASGVVWRWLLSSLQTDQPGGERATGLNRLLESVGLGFLQNSWWSDPNWGVAAIAVPAIWQLSGYVMALFLAGFRGIPDELREAARIDGCSEWKLYRHVIFPQLSPVMLSAVIIIGHMSLKLFDLIRAIVPDANTYDIQVPATMMWVKYIGSDYADSAAIGTIMLILVALVVVPYLVYTSRQEKR; the protein is encoded by the coding sequence GTGTTCGCGAAAATCAGGACCTGGGGCCCGGCGCTGGCCTTGATATCCCCCACCATCATCCTGCTGGGCATCTTTGTCTACGGACTGATCGCCCAGAACGTCCAAATCTCCATGACCAACCAGCACACGTCCCTGCCGCGCGCGGACTTCGTCGGTCTGGACAATTACTTCCGCCTGTTCGGAGACGCCGACTTCCAGCACTCACTGCGCAACCTGCTGCTGCTGACGGTTGTCTTCCTGGCCGGCACACTGATCTTCGGTTTTCTCTGGGCCTGGATTCTCGAGCGCCCCGGCTTCGGCGAAGGCTTCTTCCGCTCCGTCTACCTCTTTCCAATGGCCGTATCCTTCATCGCCTCCGGCGTGGTCTGGCGCTGGCTGCTCTCCAGCCTGCAGACCGACCAGCCCGGCGGCGAGCGCGCCACCGGCCTGAACCGCCTGCTGGAGAGCGTTGGGCTGGGTTTCCTGCAGAACAGCTGGTGGTCGGACCCCAACTGGGGTGTGGCGGCCATCGCCGTCCCCGCGATCTGGCAGCTCTCGGGCTACGTCATGGCGCTGTTCCTGGCCGGTTTCCGCGGCATTCCGGACGAGCTGCGCGAGGCCGCCCGGATCGACGGCTGCAGCGAATGGAAGCTGTACCGACATGTCATTTTCCCGCAGCTGAGCCCGGTCATGCTTTCCGCCGTCATCATCATCGGCCACATGTCGCTGAAGCTCTTCGACTTGATCCGCGCCATCGTTCCCGATGCCAACACCTACGACATCCAGGTGCCCGCCACCATGATGTGGGTTAAGTACATCGGCAGCGACTACGCCGATTCCGCCGCCATCGGCACCATCATGCTGATCCTGGTGGCCCTGGTGGTTGTCCCCTACCTCGTCTACACCTCCCGGCAGGAGAAGCGCTGA